One Apodemus sylvaticus chromosome 23, mApoSyl1.1, whole genome shotgun sequence genomic window carries:
- the LOC127673978 gene encoding vomeronasal type-1 receptor 2-like — protein sequence MDLKDLIIGIVFLFQSTVGILGNFSLLSCYLINYYIEHTIKTTNLILTHLFTANFLILLSKGLMHTMQTFGIKGFISDFGCKFLLYIQRLGRNMSISTTCCLSVFQAITISPRNSCSMSFKLKYPSHIGLFISICWILYIALNVIFPVYMSNKENRKNLTHKAHLKYCSIVVHDDFISSLYTALFVLPEILFSFVIIWSSSSMVVILYMHRQSVQHIHSITVSSRIAPETRATHRILALVSTFIGFYALSSILQGCIALVYNPGWWLMNITAIISMCFPTLGPFVMNHDSNLPRLCFP from the coding sequence ATGGATCTCAAGGATTTGATAATAGGGATAGTGTTCTTATTTCAGAGTACagttggaattctgggaaatttCTCACTTCTTTCCTGCTACCTaatcaattactatattgaacaCACAATAAAGACCACAAATTTGATTCTTACACACCTATTCACAGCCAACTTTTTGATCCTTCTTTCTAAAGGACTGATGCATACCATGCAAACTTTTGGGATAAAAGGATTTATCAGTGACTTTGGCTGCAAATTCCTTTTGTATATTCAAAGACTGGGCAGAAACATGTCCATTAGTACCACCTGCTGCTTGAGTGTCTTCCAGGCAATCACCATCAGTCCTAGGAATTCTTGTTCGATGAGTTTTAAACTCAAATACCCAAGTCATATTGGTCTCTTCATTTCTATTTGCTGGATTCTCTACATAGCATTAAATGTGATTTTTCCTGTTTATATGTCTAACAAGGAGAACAGAAAGAACCTGACACATAAAGCTCATTTGAAATACTGCTCCATTGTAGTTCATGATGACTTTATAAGCTCATTATATACTGCACTTTTTGTTCTTcctgaaattttgttttctttcgtGATCATCTGGTCTAGCAGTTCCATGGTTGTCATTCTCTATATGCATAGGCAAAGTGTTCAACATATCCACAGCATCACTGTTTCCTCCAGAATAGCTCCTGAGACCAGAGCTACCCACAGGATACTGGCCCTGGTGTCCACCTTTATAGGTTTTTATGCCCTCTCTTCCATCTTACAAGGTTGCATTGCTCTTGTATATAATCCTGGTTGGTGGCTGATGAACATCACAGCAATCATTTCAATGTGTTTTCCTACTTTGGGACCTTTTGTGATGAATCATGACTCAAATTTGCCAAGATTATGCTTTCCCTGA